ATTCCTGATAATGTAAACGAACACATGGTGGTGCTGGCACCAGCAGTTTTTAATTTGGGATCGTTATAGATGCTGGTAATTTCCAGTGAATATCAAACTGCTGATACTTTCTATCTTGTGATCTCATAATCCTTTGAAGTGTGTGGGAATCCTGTCAGTTTGTTCTAGTCAAGAATCCGTACCATGGGATTTCTGACCCCAGCTCAAAAATGAGCCTGAACGTTTTTCGGATGTGCTGCCTGGTGGCAGTGCTCACAAAGAAAGAGCTAAGAATGTGAGTGAAAATGAGCATTCAGGGAATATCCTATTGGATCCTGATGCAAAATCAGAGGTATCAGTAGCTCTCTCCAAGACTGCGCCAACTATTTCGTGTGGATCCTACTTGTCACATACCTTTCTTGGATCTTCTACGGATTACTTTCTATCAAAGCCAAGGAAATCTATTGTTTGCATGTTAcctgaaaagctgaaaaaattacatctaaATACATTTTTGCCTTGATCCTCCGATGTATTCCATGCTTGCAAATCTGAATATTATTCTTGAACATTTCAGGTAGAGTTTGCTGTTAATTTATCATGTGATAGCTGTGTTAAAAATGTTAAGAATCAACTAGAAGGAGTAGAAGGGATTGAGAATGTCAAGATTTCTTTGGAGAATCAATCTGTTGTCCTCAACACCGCTCTTCCTTCTTTCGAAGTTCAAAGGTTGATCGAACAAACTGGAAAACAAGCTGTGCTAAAGGGATATGGTTCAGGTAATTTTGCAttgaattttccaattttgcGTGTGCATGGTTGATTTCACAGTAATAGGACTAGTTTTGTTCCTGGTGGTTAAGAGCAACTCAAGGCAAAACAATTGAAAacgcaggggtgcagaaaacgCTAGATCGTGTGTCTACAAGGGCATGTGAAAATGTGATAAATCCTCTTCAATATGTGGtaggaaatttgtaaaaaatcggaggaaaaaaaacaaggtaaTTTATATGGTTAATGATAGAAAGTCTTAGGTAAGTAGAGGAAAAAAGTTGTCACTTTTGAAACTGGTGGGAAATTTTACGGAAATCTGATGAGAAAAATATAGAAAGCTGGCGTGGTATGCTTAAAAATATGGACGCCTGGAAAATTCTACATCCCTGTGGAAACTAAAGTAATAAAATGGAAGGAATGATCGCCATGATCCTGCATTTGTGCATGCCAGTAAAAACTCAAGAAATGATGAATCATAcgtatacatacatatttagAAGTATGAGACTTCAAAGATTTTCTATCTGCCTCTCCACTGCACGTAACCAAGTTTTTACTTGCTTCAAGAATTAATGAAGAATTTCAAGTGAAGCAATTTCAGACTTGATACCTAAGTTAAGTAGATCCACTCAGTATTTTTACTCCATAGTCATTCTTTTGTTGGAAATTATCTTGAGTCATAGATCTTGGATGCTATGCTTGCACATATAAATTTTGCATAAAGAAATTTCTCATGGTCAGGCAAGCATAGAGTTCAATATATTTATTagaataaactgaaaaatagtCTAGTAAGTATTACTGGCATTCCAACATGTATAATGCAATATTTATTTTGTACGTAATGCTAGGCACTACCTTATATTCACATAGTAGATTGAGAGGCTGTAGATGGATTGATATCATATACGTTTTATTTTTCGTCTTATCTCATGTTTCCCTCCTTAGGGTATGTAGTTCATAAATCTCAcaatttttattgttgttttttGAATGGCAGAGGAGAGAAATTTAGGTTCAGCCGTCGCTCAATTGGCTGGTGAATCAGGGTTCAGCTCAGGAATCTTGAAAGGTGTAGTTCGCTTTGTCCAGTCTGATGCAAAGACCTGTGTTGTTGAGGGTACCATCGATGGATTAACACCTGGCTCTCATAACTTACAGGTCCATGAATGTGGTGATATTTCCAAAGGCTGTGATAGGTAAGTTTTCATCTTCTTATTCAATCTCCAATGAGGCcattgcaaacttcagccagagcTAAACAAAATGTTTGGGAGGGAAACTAGCCACAAGTTCTATTGAGCTCATCGGCAGCTAGACTGAATTCACTCCTTAccagggatttagagctgaggtttgagggagcatcataaacggagccgcatcggcgcgcgaggcggaggcccggcgcggactttcatgccgcttcgatcagtgcgccgggggagcgcatatgccgttgaggcggcttcacctggtgaagccgactcccggctccttttctgatgctgcatcagttttgatgctgagtccagcatcaaaattagcggcttcaattagcagacgcgtcggacgccagcgcccCGGGCCCGGCTGCCGGTCGGCTAACACCCTTCCTCGGCGTCCACTTCTTAGAACTTCTCGGCGAGGCGTGGGCTGCCGCCAAgacaaaggggtgttccgcgaattcatcgccgagtccgagggtcgcggtcttctgggacagccccgtcggtaattaagctgggtggcgggtccgaaaattgaggccgtatcgggccgcaagccGACGGTCCGGCCTCAGAGGCTGAGGCCCATGTTGGTCCctgagccagcatcaaacctcagcatcagcgcttgaggctggctcggtcggctctccagcatcgggcttcaatgcccgaagccggcggccggcaggttgagcgcatcaggctcggagccgtatgcccgaacggccgctacctgggcatacggcattgatgctgaggctacgagtcgatgctgtacagcataacctcatgaggcgcctcaaatgcctgCTCCTTACAGCACATCCAAGCAAGAAATTTGTGCTTTCATAAGTGTCCTGCTTCCAAAACAATGCTATGGCAACGATTTTATTTAATGTAGATGAGTCTTCTCGATATTGCAGTCacgcaaaattcaaaataaccATTGCCATGTTAggtatgtgtttctttttcttttttttttgaaaacaaacaaaaaaactacCTTTTCTTACTAATAGAAACTTGAAAAGCAggaaagtaaaaatttcgtATGAGAGGCATTGTTTGTTAGTTGAGTTGTTTTAGTCGAGAAACTGTGATACCTGGTGATAGCCGTTTTGACTTTTTTGTAGAGTTGCGAGACTGGAATGGCTTAAGCTAGTTTGGGAAGATCCTTAACCCAGTGTCATTTAAAGGACTATTTTAATGAATCTTGAGCTAAATTCAACAGTATAACTTTCTAAATTAACCCTTGCAAGATATTATTCTGATGCGCCgctgcaaaaaatgaaaaatatgactGAAAAAGTTCTATGATTTTTGACAAACCTTAAAGTAAGAAGGTACGAACCTATCTTAAAATGTCCTggcaaaaaattttctttggtatttttaatttcttacagaggtaaatcattttaatcccaAGCAAGAGTCTACGAAAGTAAAGGCCAAGTTGTTGTGACGACAAAAATGGTCAGAACTCCCGGGAAACGACAAGTTTTGATAAGGGTCCTCATATCAAGGACAAGAACAAGGTATCTATAGGTTGGAAAAAGGgagttgtcagggaattttatttggtcaagaaagtcagagaattgtATGAAAAGgttgaacatttgaaaaatcttgatacTTAGATTTTCAACAAGGGAtcgaaatttttgtcaattAAAGATTATAAGCTGAAGAAAGAAGATTGACTTGTTTCTGTCATTTGCAGTGAAattaatgacaaaaatgattcatGTATAGTTCTACACATGCAATTTGTCGATATAAAAAGTGCAGGAATTTTGGGTATGGAGAATCTAGAAAagatatgaatgtttttccttcaatttcgtagaTGCTCTGAACAAACTACAAGTTTGAAGGAAAAGAGTCACAAATATTGTATTTTATTGATAGATTGTAGAATGTAGATGCTCCAATTTTTGACAGTGGCCTACAATGGCTTAGTGCTGAGAGTGAACTGTCGTATTTGATaggtctttttttatttttagaagtgTTAACATAATGCTGGTAATTTTTTTAGAGAGCCACAGAAAATTGTTCTTATTCCGGGGAGAAAATTAACATCTGAAGTTTTAACATCAAGCACTGCTCTCTTTTATGTAGGATTTACCTGTGGCACATCATTGCTCatttttttacccctttttAACACCtatctttatctttttttacAGTGTCGGTGATATTTTTAACCCGGGCAGTGAGCCTCTTACACAAGAATCCAAAGAGTTAAATAAAAGGGTAGGTATGTTGTgtacaatttgatttttatttttttatgttggaattctataatttttttgttctattCGTAAAAACATCATCACAGATTTTTTAACCTACAAGACATCATGAGTCATATCATGTTTGTCATCTTAAGCCAGCAAGCTCACAGTGTAGGAATATTTAGAACTTCTTCAATTCATGATAAATATTACAGTTCTGTCTTATAGATAGCAATAATAATCCTTTGATGTTTGGCATGTAAAAAATACAGATTACACTGGTCAACATGGGTtctgtccttcgaaccaaaccaatttttttcgattcctaggcACTAAAAAAAGCCCGAAAATggccatattaacttcaggaaaattggctggtcctcagggcgccgccattttgaatttttcaaaattgagaaaacccacgattagatttttgcaaatacctcctcaacggttcatctcacgaaaaaaaaacaaaaaaatcagcgGAAAGAGTataaaatttcctaccgaaATCATCCTCCTATGTTTTTTCTAACTTAAGTTTTTCGTCGTGAcattaacgttttcttcaaaaattagcttaaaaaaggcgcatttttgctgattttaggagaaactttgcttcatacctccagccacgattatatgagaaaaaaactgttatgctcattgaaaagagcgtaaaatttacttctagaATACATATGTCAATAGttcctaaacttgatttaatcctgtgaaacagcagtttattagctccgcccttaaaatgtgattttttcgaccattttccttagaaaaaaaaaagagaaaaaaaaccctaaaaacgtaacccgaactgtgtaaaaaggtggcaaaatagtgctgggtccacaccattttgcaaacaaagccaaaaagttccaaaattttcaatcagagtcaaaaattttgagctctaatggatAACCAGTACGGCAGTGAGTACATAACTGAAGGGGAAGAGCGTTTAGCTGAGGCAATTAGCATTAGAATATTAAGTAGATGTCACGGCAAGAGATCTATAATTCTGGGTCTTGTTATAGACCtcgtcagtagatcacacttgtcagtgagatcaaaaagccaaaaagttcaaaaattttcaatcagagtcaaaaattttgaggtccaatgagtaccagtacgaaacttgCCGTCttccaatccaaaacttgtacTTTGAACTTGAGCTttgatgccgtcttggattttgcgagattttcagttgggttcacatgacgagtgtgatctattGATGAGTCATAAAAAGACCCAtaattatagatctctcgacgttaCCTCACCTTAATATTctaatgcaaactgcctgagctgaacactcacCCCTTTGGCACTTTTTGGATTTGtttgcaaaatagtgtggacccatcactattttgccacctttttaCACAGATCGGGTCacgtttttagggtttttttctcctctttttttttcctaaggaaaatggttgaaaaaatcacattttaagggcggagctaataaactgctgtttcacaggattaaatcaagtttaggaaCTATTGACATATGTATtctagaagtaaattttacgctcttttcaatgagcataacagtttttttctcatataatcgtggctggaggtatgaagcaaagtttctcctaaaatcagcaaaaatgcgccttttttaagctaatttttgaagaaaacgctAATGTCACGACGAAAAACTTAAGTTAGAAAAAACAGAGGAGGATGATttcggtaggaaattttatgctctttccgctggtttttttgtttttttttgtgagatgaaccgttgaggagatatttgcaaaaatctaatcgtgggttttctcaattttgaaaaattcaaaatggcggcgccctgaggaccagccaattttcctgaagttaatatggccATTTTCGGGCTTTTTTAGCgcctaggaatcgaaaaaaattggtttggttcgaagaaCAAATCAAAACCCGACATTTGTTGTGCTgtgttatcaatttttttctcgtttaattTTCAGTCCTTGAACTTTGtattcacaatatttttttaaaatcccatACAATGAAAATATCAGTCTGAGATTGcttaaaaataagtattttaccCAAATGAGAAGGACTCATGTACACCTACTCTAAGCAGTTTTCATCCCTGTTATCTACCTCAGTGTAAAGACTTCTTTCAAAAaccctttttccttttttttctatgcATAGGTACCAGTGAACACATTCTATATAATTCTATAATGTTACAGCAATATAGAAATTAGGCATTGTCGCTTATCGAAAGACACATCATAAACCTAGACTTAAAGACTACAGAGAATTCGCAAACTATTTTCACTGAAAAGCAATTTTGGTTCTAAAACCACTGTTGGAAGAGGAGGATAGACTCAAAATCATACTGACTCCTTCCTTTCTAGgaggaaatttttggatacCCTTTTGTGGCGAACGAATTCTGCATGATTTCCATCTATTGAAACTTAAACATCTCATTAATTTCAGTGTTCTGATTTGCAGCTTGCTGGAGATTTAGGTAAGATACAAGCTAATGCTGAAGGTCGTGCTGAATTCAGATTTGAAGACAGTCTTCTCAAAGTGTGGGATATAATTGGAAGGTCACTTGTAATCGCAAAAAGTATGAATGACGGTTTAGAGGATTTATCACAATCTGACAGTGAGCAAAGAAGGTAAGATGTGTTATAGTATCGAATCTTCATTTCCCTCATTGGTTATTGATACTTAGATGTATACTTTTTCTCCTCAGTTTTACATACTCTGATTTGTGGATGATGAAACTTTAACTCCGATTTGATTCAAAATGCAGTAGGTTCTCCAAAATAGATTTTGGGACTTTTTAAAATGAGTGAAATGAGTTTTTCAATATATATGTTGCTTGCGAGAGAAACAGCCAAGTAAATATGTAGACTTTCCATTGGTAAAGTCGCAGAAAATAATGATGAGCACGTCAACGAAATATGAAAAGAATATCAGACTTCTTACAAGTTTTGAGCTCCTTTTATCAGGAGTACGACTAAATTACTTCTGATGGCTCCGTCTAAAGTGTGGTAAAAAGCTCTGCTTCATACACAACTCTCTTTTTGGTCcaagtaaaaatttcagttcaagCTGTGCAAGTTGAACTTTTATTACGGCAAGCTCAAGATATCTTTAGTTCCTCCACGGTACAAATCAGAACTAATTagcaatcaaagaaaaatatcaattgatattttcctttttcccaaATTCCTTTCTTAACTCGCGGTGGGCTGCAAACTTGCCAACAAAATTTGGGTCCTGTCCTTCgaaaagttgcaaaatcataccattgattttttttcaggttagCCTGTGCTATCATTGCGCGATCAGCTGGTCTCTTCGagaacacaaaaaaaatatgtgcatgTGATGGCGTATCAATATGGGATGAACGAAACAGACCTCTAACAGGACCGGGCAGACAGAGTGAAACCTCCAAAACAGACAGAAAAATCGATGGCATCAGCAGCTGTTCAGTCGGTTgaggtttttactttttttttctcagaatgtttattttgatggccaaagtgtgaaactaCGTATCCTATtggggtgtttcaaaatttcctttcttactTTATTCTTTCAAAGAGAAGCAAGTCAATTATATTGTTTGAAAATCATGCAGATTATTGTTTTGTCAGAGAAGAAAACAGCAACTAAGTTTTTCCAAGAAATCACATCGACTATTTTTCTGCAGAAATAAGAAACTATGACGGAATGTCTTCAATGTTGCAAATGGAGATCCGTAGTTTTGCACCTTAGCAATCGCTTTGTATGATCCTGAATACCAttagagcttcaagaaaatcactcTTTTGCCTTAATTTTAGCATTCCGTGAATCAAATTTCTAGGATGAAGCATGAAAGTGCTCAAATTTTCATGCGGACTTAGCACTCATGGAGCAGCTGTAAAGTAGCAATCCTGGCAGAAGAATGTATTCTTTTTAGCATAGCATTGAATTTGACCATAAAAttagttcaaattttttgtcatgtAGCCAGCCAAATATCGAATTCTGATGGAAAATCTTGCCTTTCTCAGTGATATTATTATTTACATCTATTTCggttttgttacattttttttttttttttttttttttttttttttttttatactgcCTCTTCTGTCAAATTGTTAAAAGTTGgattgcaatttattttttgtaagtcTGACAGTGCTATCTTATGAAGCTGTTCATGAACATGTAATGCTGTAGGGGATAGGCATCAAGGAAAGAGTTATGCCTTTTTTGGCTTTGCTTAAAAGTGTTGTGAGGGAGGGAAGGTAGAAAAAAGCCTAAATTTAatgttacatattttatgaacagtCCTTTTTCAGAAATTCTGGTCATCTATCATCATTTTATCCTCTGCGCGATGCATTCATTACATCTTGaaattcatgtgaaatatttaaatttccCTGGTAATTCATCAATAAAATCGGACAAAGATTATTTTTGGTTTAGAAATGCACAAAGATTGAGATTCTAAATTGTAAAATGTCCAAATGACTATTACACTAAAATTTTGATAGCAAGGGGCAGATATTTTGCCACTAAATTGGCTCCCTTTCTGTATCTCTCTTTGAGTGCGCTCAACTGGTCAGCAGCGCTTTGCAACAACTCGAAGTCAATTGCATCACTTAAGACGCTAAAAAAATATCACTCTCAGCCCCCTTACTGTGCTGAAAGGTTGTATGTGCTATACTGAATTGCTGGGGGCGCCATCAAACAGGGAAGTCGTAGCTGCGTCCCTATCAACTCTGATGGTAGAGCGTACAGGAGTGAGTGATTACCTCTTAGAGAGAATGAAGAGACTAGAAGTGGGATGACCAAGGGTTTATTTGTCCGATGACAAACACGCTGTATACTAGATCAAAATGTCATAACTGGCACCTCGACACCTCAAATAAAACATGAACCAAACAATACATGATAATTTTGATGAGCATTGATGGTAGCTCCAAAACAAACATCCCTCTATACAGTATGCATCGTCTAATAAACAAACTTAGTCAAAATTGCTGATTTCGGGCAAGTCTAGGACTGTGATGCTCAGAGTTAGATTCACACACCAAGGCTTGGTGCAGTAGGCAGAGCTAGGGCAATGCACTACATGATCAGTGATGTAGTCAATATTTCTAGTCCAATATCGATGATTTTTACTACAAGCATCATTAACAGATAATAACTCAATTTGTAAAACCTTTGATATCTCCGGTCCAGCCATCATGGAGAAACAATGAGTGTCGTAAGTACGATTTAGGAAAAATGGGATTAAGGATCAAGGATCACAAACTAGATCTGATCCACAATT
The genomic region above belongs to Bemisia tabaci chromosome 8, PGI_BMITA_v3 and contains:
- the Ccs gene encoding copper chaperone for superoxide dismutase; amino-acid sequence: MVLSTVEFAVNLSCDSCVKNVKNQLEGVEGIENVKISLENQSVVLNTALPSFEVQRLIEQTGKQAVLKGYGSEERNLGSAVAQLAGESGFSSGILKGVVRFVQSDAKTCVVEGTIDGLTPGSHNLQVHECGDISKGCDSVGDIFNPGSEPLTQESKELNKRLAGDLGKIQANAEGRAEFRFEDSLLKVWDIIGRSLVIAKSMNDGLEDLSQSDSEQRRLACAIIARSAGLFENTKKICACDGVSIWDERNRPLTGPGRQSETSKTDRKIDGISSCSVG